From a single Pongo pygmaeus isolate AG05252 chromosome 12, NHGRI_mPonPyg2-v2.0_pri, whole genome shotgun sequence genomic region:
- the ZNF514 gene encoding zinc finger protein 514 isoform X1 translates to MDSTASGLALERAEGQEPSWEASTRPDIRRTPGRGRGIPLKASPSQNPALPPERFPGEEGTTNSFLKARPWEAEPIQVNDGSLPCPGCSLLAVHPLRSFGLTLAYFGKGHCGDHQDLMTFEDVAVEFTQWEWGQLNPAQKDLYREVMLENFRNLAFLGLLVSKPYVICQLEERGEPFMVEREISTGAHSDWERRSKSKESMPSWGISKEELFQVVSVEKHIQDVLQFSKFKAACSCDGQLEMQQIKQERYLKQMSTTHKSATTLSRDYKWNGFGRSLGLRSVLVNQHSVLMGEGSYKCDTEFRQTLGGNSSQRTHPEKKSFNCNECGKSFHFQSELRRHQRCHTGEKPYECSDCGRAFGHISSLIKHQRTHTGEKPYECSECGRAFSQSSSLVLHYRFHTGEKPYKCNECGRAFGHTSSLIKHQRTHTGEKPYECRECGRTFSQSSSLIVHYRFHTGEKPYKCNKCGRAFSQSSSLTQHYRFHTGEKPYKCNECGRAFAHTASLIKHQRSHAGKKLL, encoded by the exons ATGGACTCCACAGCATCAGGTTTGGCTCTGGAGCGTGCAGAGGGCCAGGAGCCCTCATGGGAAGCTAGTACCAGGCCCGATATCAGGAGGACCCCAGGAAGAGGCCGGGGAATCCCACTGAAGG CTTCCCCTTCTCAGAATCCTGCTCTTCCTCCAGAGAGATTCCCAGGAGAAGAGGGAACAACCAATTCATTCCTGAAAGCCAGACCTTGG GAGGCTGAGCCCATCCAAGTGAATGATGGCTCCCTGCCCTGTCCGGGGTGTTCTCTTCTTGCTGTGCACCCACTCAGATCGTTTGGGCTTACTCTGGCATATTTCGGGAAAGGGCACTGTGGTGACCACCAG GACCTGATGACATTTGAAGATGTGGCTGTGGAATTCACCCAGTGGGAGTGGGGGCAGCTGAACCCTGCTCAGAAGGACCTCTACAGGGAGGTTATGCTGGAGAACTTCAGGAACCTGGCCTTTCTGG GGCTTCTAGTATCCAAACCATATGTGATCTGCCAGTTGGAGGAAAGGGGCGAGCCCTTCATGGTGGAGAGAGAAATCTCAACAGGAGCCCACTcag actgGGAGAGAAGGTCTAAATCCAAGGAATCAATGCCAAGTTGGGGAATTTCCAAAGAAGAATTATTCCAGGTAGTATCAGTGGAAAAACATATTCAAGATGTGCTGCAGTTCTCCAAGTTTAAAGCAGCCTGCAGTTGTGATGGCCAGTTAGAGATGCAGCAGATAAAACAGGAGAGATACCTGAAACAAATGTCAACCACTCACAAATCTGCCACCACCCTTAGCAGAGAttataaatggaatggatttgggagAAGCTTAGGTTTAAGATCAGTCCTTGTTAACCAACACAGCGTTCTCATGGGAGAAGGATCTTATAAATGTGATACAGAATTCAGGCAGACTTTAGGGGGAAACAGCTCTCAGAGAACCCATCCAGAGAAGAAATCTTTTAactgtaatgaatgtgggaagtCCTTTCACTTCCAGTCAGAACTTAGGCGCCATCAGCGATGTCACACTGGAGAAAAGCCCTATGAATGCAGTGACTGTGGAAGAGCCTTTGGTCATATTTCATCCCTTATTAAACATCAAAGAACTCATACTGGAGAAAAGCCCTATGAATGCAGTGAATGTGGGAGAGCCTTCAGCCAGAGTTCGTCTCTTGTTCTGCACTATAGatttcacactggagagaaaccctacaaatgtaatgaatgtggacgAGCTTTTGGTCACACTTCATCCCTTATTAAGCATCAGAGGACTCATACTGGAGAAAAGCCCTATGAATGCAGGGAATGTGGGAGAACCTTCAGCCAGAGCTCATCACTCATTGTGCATTACAGatttcatactggagagaaaccttacaaatgtaataAATGTGGGAGAGCCTTCAGCCAGAGTTCATCTCTCACTCAACATTACAGatttcacactggagagaaaccctacaaatgtaatgAGTGTGGAAGGGCCTTTGCTCATACTGCATCCCTTATTAAACATCAGAGAAGTCATGCTGGGAAAAAACTCCTATAA
- the ZNF514 gene encoding zinc finger protein 514 isoform X2 produces the protein MDSTASGLALERAEGQEPSWEASTRPDIRRTPGRGRGIPLKASPSQNPALPPERFPGEEGTTNSFLKARPWDLMTFEDVAVEFTQWEWGQLNPAQKDLYREVMLENFRNLAFLGLLVSKPYVICQLEERGEPFMVEREISTGAHSDWERRSKSKESMPSWGISKEELFQVVSVEKHIQDVLQFSKFKAACSCDGQLEMQQIKQERYLKQMSTTHKSATTLSRDYKWNGFGRSLGLRSVLVNQHSVLMGEGSYKCDTEFRQTLGGNSSQRTHPEKKSFNCNECGKSFHFQSELRRHQRCHTGEKPYECSDCGRAFGHISSLIKHQRTHTGEKPYECSECGRAFSQSSSLVLHYRFHTGEKPYKCNECGRAFGHTSSLIKHQRTHTGEKPYECRECGRTFSQSSSLIVHYRFHTGEKPYKCNKCGRAFSQSSSLTQHYRFHTGEKPYKCNECGRAFAHTASLIKHQRSHAGKKLL, from the exons ATGGACTCCACAGCATCAGGTTTGGCTCTGGAGCGTGCAGAGGGCCAGGAGCCCTCATGGGAAGCTAGTACCAGGCCCGATATCAGGAGGACCCCAGGAAGAGGCCGGGGAATCCCACTGAAGG CTTCCCCTTCTCAGAATCCTGCTCTTCCTCCAGAGAGATTCCCAGGAGAAGAGGGAACAACCAATTCATTCCTGAAAGCCAGACCTTGG GACCTGATGACATTTGAAGATGTGGCTGTGGAATTCACCCAGTGGGAGTGGGGGCAGCTGAACCCTGCTCAGAAGGACCTCTACAGGGAGGTTATGCTGGAGAACTTCAGGAACCTGGCCTTTCTGG GGCTTCTAGTATCCAAACCATATGTGATCTGCCAGTTGGAGGAAAGGGGCGAGCCCTTCATGGTGGAGAGAGAAATCTCAACAGGAGCCCACTcag actgGGAGAGAAGGTCTAAATCCAAGGAATCAATGCCAAGTTGGGGAATTTCCAAAGAAGAATTATTCCAGGTAGTATCAGTGGAAAAACATATTCAAGATGTGCTGCAGTTCTCCAAGTTTAAAGCAGCCTGCAGTTGTGATGGCCAGTTAGAGATGCAGCAGATAAAACAGGAGAGATACCTGAAACAAATGTCAACCACTCACAAATCTGCCACCACCCTTAGCAGAGAttataaatggaatggatttgggagAAGCTTAGGTTTAAGATCAGTCCTTGTTAACCAACACAGCGTTCTCATGGGAGAAGGATCTTATAAATGTGATACAGAATTCAGGCAGACTTTAGGGGGAAACAGCTCTCAGAGAACCCATCCAGAGAAGAAATCTTTTAactgtaatgaatgtgggaagtCCTTTCACTTCCAGTCAGAACTTAGGCGCCATCAGCGATGTCACACTGGAGAAAAGCCCTATGAATGCAGTGACTGTGGAAGAGCCTTTGGTCATATTTCATCCCTTATTAAACATCAAAGAACTCATACTGGAGAAAAGCCCTATGAATGCAGTGAATGTGGGAGAGCCTTCAGCCAGAGTTCGTCTCTTGTTCTGCACTATAGatttcacactggagagaaaccctacaaatgtaatgaatgtggacgAGCTTTTGGTCACACTTCATCCCTTATTAAGCATCAGAGGACTCATACTGGAGAAAAGCCCTATGAATGCAGGGAATGTGGGAGAACCTTCAGCCAGAGCTCATCACTCATTGTGCATTACAGatttcatactggagagaaaccttacaaatgtaataAATGTGGGAGAGCCTTCAGCCAGAGTTCATCTCTCACTCAACATTACAGatttcacactggagagaaaccctacaaatgtaatgAGTGTGGAAGGGCCTTTGCTCATACTGCATCCCTTATTAAACATCAGAGAAGTCATGCTGGGAAAAAACTCCTATAA
- the ZNF514 gene encoding zinc finger protein 514 isoform X3 yields MDSTASASPSQNPALPPERFPGEEGTTNSFLKARPWDLMTFEDVAVEFTQWEWGQLNPAQKDLYREVMLENFRNLAFLGLLVSKPYVICQLEERGEPFMVEREISTGAHSDWERRSKSKESMPSWGISKEELFQVVSVEKHIQDVLQFSKFKAACSCDGQLEMQQIKQERYLKQMSTTHKSATTLSRDYKWNGFGRSLGLRSVLVNQHSVLMGEGSYKCDTEFRQTLGGNSSQRTHPEKKSFNCNECGKSFHFQSELRRHQRCHTGEKPYECSDCGRAFGHISSLIKHQRTHTGEKPYECSECGRAFSQSSSLVLHYRFHTGEKPYKCNECGRAFGHTSSLIKHQRTHTGEKPYECRECGRTFSQSSSLIVHYRFHTGEKPYKCNKCGRAFSQSSSLTQHYRFHTGEKPYKCNECGRAFAHTASLIKHQRSHAGKKLL; encoded by the exons ATGGACTCCACAGCATCAG CTTCCCCTTCTCAGAATCCTGCTCTTCCTCCAGAGAGATTCCCAGGAGAAGAGGGAACAACCAATTCATTCCTGAAAGCCAGACCTTGG GACCTGATGACATTTGAAGATGTGGCTGTGGAATTCACCCAGTGGGAGTGGGGGCAGCTGAACCCTGCTCAGAAGGACCTCTACAGGGAGGTTATGCTGGAGAACTTCAGGAACCTGGCCTTTCTGG GGCTTCTAGTATCCAAACCATATGTGATCTGCCAGTTGGAGGAAAGGGGCGAGCCCTTCATGGTGGAGAGAGAAATCTCAACAGGAGCCCACTcag actgGGAGAGAAGGTCTAAATCCAAGGAATCAATGCCAAGTTGGGGAATTTCCAAAGAAGAATTATTCCAGGTAGTATCAGTGGAAAAACATATTCAAGATGTGCTGCAGTTCTCCAAGTTTAAAGCAGCCTGCAGTTGTGATGGCCAGTTAGAGATGCAGCAGATAAAACAGGAGAGATACCTGAAACAAATGTCAACCACTCACAAATCTGCCACCACCCTTAGCAGAGAttataaatggaatggatttgggagAAGCTTAGGTTTAAGATCAGTCCTTGTTAACCAACACAGCGTTCTCATGGGAGAAGGATCTTATAAATGTGATACAGAATTCAGGCAGACTTTAGGGGGAAACAGCTCTCAGAGAACCCATCCAGAGAAGAAATCTTTTAactgtaatgaatgtgggaagtCCTTTCACTTCCAGTCAGAACTTAGGCGCCATCAGCGATGTCACACTGGAGAAAAGCCCTATGAATGCAGTGACTGTGGAAGAGCCTTTGGTCATATTTCATCCCTTATTAAACATCAAAGAACTCATACTGGAGAAAAGCCCTATGAATGCAGTGAATGTGGGAGAGCCTTCAGCCAGAGTTCGTCTCTTGTTCTGCACTATAGatttcacactggagagaaaccctacaaatgtaatgaatgtggacgAGCTTTTGGTCACACTTCATCCCTTATTAAGCATCAGAGGACTCATACTGGAGAAAAGCCCTATGAATGCAGGGAATGTGGGAGAACCTTCAGCCAGAGCTCATCACTCATTGTGCATTACAGatttcatactggagagaaaccttacaaatgtaataAATGTGGGAGAGCCTTCAGCCAGAGTTCATCTCTCACTCAACATTACAGatttcacactggagagaaaccctacaaatgtaatgAGTGTGGAAGGGCCTTTGCTCATACTGCATCCCTTATTAAACATCAGAGAAGTCATGCTGGGAAAAAACTCCTATAA